From the Brassica napus cultivar Da-Ae unplaced genomic scaffold, Da-Ae ScsIHWf_3088;HRSCAF=3902, whole genome shotgun sequence genome, one window contains:
- the LOC106365963 gene encoding polycomb group protein FERTILIZATION-INDEPENDENT ENDOSPERM-like: MSKITLGNESLVGSLTPSNKKSYKLTNKIQEGKTPLYSVAFNFIDARYFTCFVSAGGNGINLYNCLEDGSISLLYAFADEDKEEEFNTASWACGVEGNPFVVAGGEKGIIRVIDVNNEKIHKSLVGHGDLVNEIRTQPLKPQLVLSASKDESVRLWNVETGICILIFAGTGGHRNEVISVDFHPSDKHRFVSCGMDTTIKIWSMKEFWTYVEKSFTWKDDPSKFPTKFVELPVFTASVHTDFVDCNRWVGDFILSKSDEILLWEPILKENSPGEGTSDVLLRYPIPNCNLWFIKFSCDLSLNYLSIGNEEGKIYVWDLKSCPPVLVTVLSHNQSKSVIRQTAMSTDGNTILAASEDGTIWRWDAINKEQAVTVEAQPPPILHQYRRREGKSQLK, from the exons ATGTCGAAGATAACTTTAGGAAACGAATCACTTGTCGGGTCTTTGACTCCATCCAACAAGAAATCGTACAAACTGACCAATAAGATTCAAGAAGGGAAGACACCTTTGTACTCTGTTGCTTTCAACTTCATCGATGCTCGTTACTTCACTTGTTTCGTCTCCGCTGGTGGCAATGGG ATTAATCTGTACAATTGTCTTGAAGATGGAAGCATATCTTTATTGTACGCCTTCGCTGATGAAGAT AAGGAGGAGGAATTTAACACTGCAAGCTGGGCGTGTGGCGTTGAAGGGAACCCATTTGTTGTGGCTGGAGGAGAGAAAGGCATAATCCGAGTCATTGACGTAAACAATGAAAAGATTCATAAG AGCCTTGTGGGCCACGGGGATTTAGTGAACGAAATCAGGACACAGCCTCTGAAACCTCAACTTGTGCTTTCCGCTAGCAAG GATGAATCTGTTCGATTGTGGAACGTTGAAACTGGGATTTGTATTCTGATATTTGCTGGAACTGGAGGTCATCGAAACGAAGTTATAAGTGTG GATTTTCATCCCTCTGATAAGCACCGTTTTGTTAGTTGTGGTATGGACACCACTATTAAGATATGGTCAATGAAAG AGTTTTGGACATATGTCGAGAAGTCATTCACATGGAAGGATGATCCATCAAAGTTCCCAACAAAATTTGTAGAGCTCCCT GTATTTACAGCTTCGGTTCATACAGATTTTGTTGATTGTAACCGTTGGGTTGGTGACTTTATTCTTTCAAAG AGTGATGAGATACTGCTGTGGGAACCAATACTGAAAGAGAATTCTCCTGGAGAG GGTACTTCAGATGTTCTTCTTAGATACCCTATTCCAAATTGTAATCTCTGGTTTATCAAGTTTTCTTGCGACCTCTCTCTCAATTATCTTTCAATAG GGAATGAGGAAGGCAAGATTTATGTCTGGGATTTAAAGAGTTGCCCTCCTGTTTTGGTTACAGT GTTATCGCACAATCAGTCAAAGTCGGTGATCAGGCAAACCGCTATGTCCACTGATGGAAA CACAATTCTTGCTGCCTCCGAGGACGGGACTATATGGCGTTGGGACGCGATTAACAAGGAGCAAGCTGTTACGGTAGAGGCCCAGCCACCTCCTATCTTGCATCAGTACAGGAGGAGAGAGGGAAAGTCCCAACTAAAGTAA
- the LOC125603075 gene encoding uncharacterized protein LOC125603075, which produces MHLRGNGILETIDSSKTVSDEKKAKAMIFLRHHIHDGLKDEYITKEDPCDLWKSLKERFDHQKYVILPKAKHEWIHLRFQDYKSVSEFNSAMFGITSRMMLCGEKISDYDMIEKTLSTFHPENVILQQQYRVSGYTRYSELMQVLLVAEQNNQLVTLNHQAHPTGSAPFPEANVASSSYDNRRGRGRGRGGNRYHADLYRESQKGKEKGRGETNFISDEPGPSFHGLNDDTHLDVSNFLVEPESIDE; this is translated from the exons ATGCACCTAAGAGGAAACGGGATTTTGGAAACCATCGATAGTTCAAAAACGGTGTCGGATGAGAAAAAGGCTAAAGCCATGATATTTTTACGACACCACATCCATGATGGTTTAAAGGATGAATATATTACGAAagaggatccttgtgacctcTGGAAATCTTTAAAAGAGAGGTTCGATCACCAAAAATATGTGATCTTACCGAAAGCTAAACACGAGTGGATCCATCTCCGGTTCCAGGATTACAAAAGTGTTAGTGAGTTTAATTCTGCGATGTTCGGAATTACTTCGAGGATGATGTTATGTGGAGAGAAAATAAGTGATTATGATATGATCGAGAAAACTCTCTCCACGTTCCATCCTGAAAATGTAATCCTGCAGCAACAGTACCGGGTGAGTGGATATACCCGTTACTCGGAGTTGATGCAAGTCCTCCTTGTAGCGGAGCAGAATAATCAACTCGTGACTTTAAACCATCAAGCTCATCCCACTGGATCTGCTCCATTCCCAGAAGCGAATGTTGCATCATCCAGTTATGATAATAGGAGAGGACGAGGTCGTGGACGTGGTGGAAACCGTTATcatg CCGATCTGTATAGAGAATCCCAAAAGggaaaagagaaaggaagaggTGAAACTAACTTCATCTCTGATGAACCTGGGCCATCCTTTCATGGTTTAAACGATGATACTCATCTCGACGTATCAAACTTTCTGGTTGAGCCAGAGAGTATCGATGAGTGA
- the LOC106453898 gene encoding uncharacterized protein LOC106453898: protein MEMVSLGVAKDMIRGFIQDLIGVLGIKPGSGNFLVLIRLLWIKEDLIIGHCSFTLSNLKILTEETLNLIKRLLEVDGVRDNVANAWDFAGSYRNASVSFRLKACRRSLRGLKHTANINSRDRITQAQIALEREQSVLQPSIASIHYLKRELIRAQRDEEIFWVEVFSEAAKGEVAVEFYHQLFRSSNPSPFDTWFHDMSPKVSSQMNLDLVKDVSALEVKEAVFSINPSKAPGPDGMSALFFQRFWDIIEEQFVKEVQLFFKHGILPREWNYTHLFLIPKIPNPQAVSDLRPISLCSVEYKTISKILVRRLQPWLKEIISPSQSAFVSERLMTDNITIAHEMVHSLGIDDDIASQQMVVKTDMSKAYDLLINDQPHGMITPQRGLRQGDPLSPFLFVLCTEGLVHLMSRAEREGRIMGMRFGDHGPSINHLLFADDSLFSCKENEVESLELLSVLNSYGKATGQVINHAKSSIIFGKMVKKEFKIKIKECLGIEKEGGEAKYLGLPEVLKGSKVKHFSYIKERLCKTISGWHARTLGKEVLIKAVASALPVAAMSVFKFPKTLIARGMGFRDLECFNQALLAKQAWRIIDDDDCLMSRVMCGKYFENNNFINACLGRRPSYAWRSIIFGRNLLKQGMKHLVGNGQTINVWSEPWLEDVNGLCRPPLGRQRLFNVNLKVADVINHQTGRWDERIMEEIFVPGDIAILRRNQPMSLEKDSWVWRHTRSGLYSVKTGYDLAFQNLHKVLIGEQSVCPSINPLKEDVWKLLTSSKIKGFIWKAISGAISVFDHLQDRGLKSDIVCQTCGADGESVNHVLFQCTFARQVWTLSGFPIPRGGFDDGSLFANINYLLVNWKKRKELLQICSKASEEAELWYAAQDMDGRCFGAHREPTFIEAAVWKAPPRDVLKCNVGVVWGKKKNMAGAVWVLRDSRGDVLLHSRRSFAQVDSKDHAQYLGLVWAVESMVSHRCLRVHFSFEGGCFVNAINRPKAWPSFRSKVVEIRNILRNVLVWRVENEPFAANREARNIAITALKDVWFQSYVARGFPRWCS, encoded by the exons ATGGAGATGGTTTCACTTGGGGTGGCAAAAGATATGATTCGTGGGTTCATTCAAGACTTGATCGGTGTTTTGGGAATAAAGCCTGGTTCAGGAAATTTCCTTGTTCTAATCAGACTTTTATGGATAAAAGAGGATCTGATCATCGGCCATTGCTCATTCACCTTATCGAACCTCAAGATTCTTACAGaggaaactttaaatttgataaaaagaCTTTTGGAGGTTGATGGGGTTAGAGATAATGTGGCTAATGCATGGGATTTTGCAGGCAGTTATCGTAATGCGTCTGTCTCTTTTAGGTTGAAAGCCTGTAGAAGATCCCTTCGTGGATTGAAGCACACTGCAAACATCAATTCAAGGGATAGGATTACTCAGGCTCAGATTGCTTTAGAACGGGAACAATCTGTGCTTCAACCTTCCATAGCTTCTATTCATTATCTTAAGAGGGAGTTGATTAGAGCGCAAAGAGATGAAGAAATTTTTTG GGTTGAGGTTTTCTCGGAAGCGGCGAAAGGAGAGGTTGCAGTGGAATTTTATCATCAGCTGTTCCGATCGTCAAATCCTTCCCCTTTCGATACTTGGTTCCATGATATGTCTCCTAAAGTCTCTTCGCAAATGAATTTGGATCTCGTTAAGGATGTATCTGCTTTGGAAGTTAAGGAGGCTGTCTTTTCCATCAATCCATCGAAAGCTCCAGGGCCTGATGGTATGTCTGCACTTTTCTTCCAAAGGTTTTGGGACATTATAGAAGAACAGTTTGTTAAAGAGGTTCAATTGTTCTTTAAGCATGGCATTCTCCCAAGAGAATGGAACTATACCCACCTTTTCTTGATCCCAAAGATACCTAATCCTCAGGCTGTTTCTGATTTAAGACCAATAAGTCTTTGCTCCGTGGAGTATAAGACGATATCGAAGATACTGGTCAGACGATTGCAACCATGGCTTAAGGAGATCATCTCTCCATCTCAATCAGCTTTTGTTTCGGAGAGACTTATGACTGATAACATTACGATCGCACATGAAATGGTTCACTCTTTGGGCATTGATGATGATATAGCTTCACAGCAGATGGTTGTAAAAACAGACATGTCAAAAGCTTACGATC TTTTGATTAATGATCAACCTCATGGAATGATCACACCTCAAAGGGGACTCCGTCAAGGCGATCCTCTATCTCCTTTCCTGTTTGTTTTATGTACGGAAGGCCTCGTTCATCTTATGTCCAGAGCAGAACGTGAGGGGCGTATTATGGGAATGAGGTTTGGTGATCATGGACCTTCAATAAATCATCTGCTGTTTGCAGATGATTCTCTATTTTCGTGCAAGGAAAACGAGGTCGAAAGCTTGGAGTTATTGTCGGTCCTTAACAGTTATGGAAAGGCCACAGGACAGGTGATCAATCATGCCAAATCCTCTATCATTTTTGGGAAAATGGTTAAGAAGGAATTCAAAATCAAGATCAAAGAATGTCTGGGGATCGAAAAAGAGGGAGGAGAAGCAAAGTATTTAGGCCTGCCTGAAGTTTTAAAAGGTTCTAAAGTCAAGCATTTCTCCTATATCAAAGAACGGTTGTGTAAAACAATCTCTGGGTGGCATGCGAGAACCTTAGGCAAAGAAGTATTGATTAAGGCTGTCGCCTCTGCTCTTCCTGTGGCTGCTATGTCGGTTTTTAAATTCCCTAAAACCCTTATAGCAA GGGGAATGGGATTCAGAGACCTTGAGTGCTTTAATCAAGCGTTGTTAGCTAAACAGGCGTGGAGGatcattgatgatgatgattgtttGATGTCTCGTGTTATGTGTGGTAAATATTTTGAGAACAATAACTTCATCAATGCTTGTTTAGGACGAAGACCGTCGTATGCTTGGAGAAGCATCATCTTTGGCAGGAACCTCTTAAAGCAAGGTATGAAGCATTTGGTTGGAAATGGACAGACCATTAATGTGTGGTCGGAACCTTGGTTGGAAGATGTGAATGGTTTATGTAGACCCCCGTTGGGAAGACAGAGACTCTTTAATGTGAATCTAAAAGTGGCAGATGTGATTAACCATCAAACGGGGAGATGGGATGAAAGAATAATGGAAGAGATCTTTGTGCCTGGTGACATAGCGATATTGAGAAGAAACCAACCTATGTCCCTGGAGAAAGATTCTTGGGTGTGGCGTCATACTAGAAGTGGGCTTTATTCTGTTAAAACAGGGTATGATCTAGCTTTTCAGAATCTTCATAAGGTATTGATTGGTGAGCAGTCTGTTTGCCCATCAATTAACCCTCTCAAGGAAGATGTTTGGAAACTTCTAACTTCATCTAAGATTAAAGGATTTATATGGAAAGCTATATCAGGAGCAATTTCTGTTTTCGACCATTTACAGGATAGAGGCCTGAAATCTGATATCGTTTGCCAAACATGTGGAGCAGATGGAGAATCAGTAAACCATGTTTTGTTTCAGTGTACTTTTGCAAGACAGGTATGGACGCTTTCTGGTTTTCCTATCCCAAGAGGAGGTTTTGATGATGGTTCACTCTTTGCCAACATCAACTATCTCTTGGTTAATTGGAAAAAACGGAAAGAGTTGTTACAA ATTTGTAGCAAAGCTTCTGAGGAAGCTGAGTTATGGTATGCTGCACAAGATATGGATGGAAGATGCTTCGGGGCTCATAGGGAGCCTACTTTTATAGAAGCGGCTGTATGGAAAGCTCCCCCAAGAGATGTGTTAAAATGTAATGTTGGGGTCGTGTGGGGGAAGAAAAAGAATATGGCTGGTGCTGTGTGGGTTCTGAGGGACTCAAGAGGAGATGTTCTCCTTCATAGTCGCCGATCGTTTGCTCAGGTTGATTCAAAAGATCATGCTCAGTACCTAGGTTTGGTCTGGGCCGTTGAAAGCATGGTTAGTCATAGATGTCTGAGAGTTCACTTTTCATTTGAAGGAGGGTGTTTTGTTAATGCAATTAACAGACCCAAAGCTTGGCCTTCCTTCAGgtctaaagtggtggagattaGAAATATTCTCAGGAATGTTTTGGTATGGAGGGTGGAAAATGAGCCGTTTGCTGCGAACAGGGAAGCTCGGAATATAGCTATTACTGCTTTAAAAGATGTTTGGTTTCAGTCTTATGTTGCCAGGGGCTTTCCCAGATGGTGTTCTTAA